In the Pogoniulus pusillus isolate bPogPus1 chromosome 4, bPogPus1.pri, whole genome shotgun sequence genome, one interval contains:
- the WNT2 gene encoding protein Wnt-2 isoform X1, translated as MNFLSGIWWSLPLVLVWATPPVTSSWWYMGAVGSSRVMCDNVPGLVSRQRQLCRRHPEAMLSIGRGVAAWTAECQHQFRRHRWDCNALERGQRLLGRVVSRSSRESAFVHAISSAGVVFAITRACSQGELKSCSCDPKRKGSAKDGKGHFDWGGCSDNIDYGIKFARAFVDAKERKGKDARALMNLHNNRAGRKAVKRFLKQECKCHGVSGSCTLRTCWLAMADFRRTGDYLWKKYNGAIQVVMNQDGTGFTVANKRFKKPTKNDLVYFESSPDYCIRDRDVGSLGTAGRVCNHTSRGMDSCEVMCCGRGYDTSRVSRMTKCECKFHWCCAVRCQDCLEVVDIHTCKAPKNTGWISRT; from the exons ATGAACTTTCTCTCTGGGATCTGGTGGTCTCTTCCTCTGGTCTTGGTCTGGGCGACCCCACCAGTCACCTCCTCATGGTG GTACATGGGGGCCGTGGGCTCGTCGCGGGTGATGTGCGACAACGTACCGGGCCTGGTGAGCCGGCAGCGGCAGCTGTGTCGACGGCACCCTGAGGCCATGCTTTCCATCGGCCGCGGAGTGGCTGCCTGGACGGCCGAGTGCCAGCATCAATTTCGCCGGCACCGCTGGGACTGCAACGCCCTGGAGCGGGGACAACGCCTTCTCGGCCGCGTCGTGTCACGCA GTAGTCGGGAATCTGCTTTTGTACATGCTATCTCCTCTGCTGGAGTTGTTTTTGCCATCACCAGGGCATGTAGCCAAGGGGAGCTGAAGTCCTGCTCCTGTGATCCCAAGAGGAAAGGCTCTGCCAAGGACGGCAAGGGCCATTTTGACTGGGGTGGCTGCAGCGATAACATTGACTATGGCATTAAATTTGCCAGAGCCTTTGTGGATGCCAAAGAACGGAAAGGAAAAGATGCAAGAGCACTGATGAACCTTCACAACAACAGAGCTGGAAGGAAG GCTGTGAAGAGGTTTTTGAAACAGGAGTGCAAATGTCACGGTGTGAGTGGATCATGCACTCTAAGGACCTGTTGGCTGGCCATGGCAGACTTCAGGAGAACAGGAGATTATCTGTGGAAGAAATACAATGGAGCAATTCAGGTGGTCATGAATCAAGATGGCACAGGTTTCACTGTGGCTAATAAGAGATTTAAGAAGCCAACTAAGAATGACCTGGTATACTTTGAAAGCTCTCCAGACTACTGTATCAGGGACAGGGATGTAG GGTCCCTTGGGACAGCTGGCCGGGTTTGCAACCACACCTCCCGTGGCATGGACAGCTGTGAAGTCATGTGCTGTGGGAGAGGCTACGACACCTCCCGCGTCAGCAGAATGACAAAATGCGAGTGCAAGTTccactggtgctgtgctgtgcgCTGCCAGGACTGCCTGGAAGTGGTAGATATTCACACCTGCAAAGCGCCAAAGAACACTGGCTGGATCTCTCGGACATGA
- the WNT2 gene encoding protein Wnt-2 isoform X2: protein MGAVGSSRVMCDNVPGLVSRQRQLCRRHPEAMLSIGRGVAAWTAECQHQFRRHRWDCNALERGQRLLGRVVSRSSRESAFVHAISSAGVVFAITRACSQGELKSCSCDPKRKGSAKDGKGHFDWGGCSDNIDYGIKFARAFVDAKERKGKDARALMNLHNNRAGRKAVKRFLKQECKCHGVSGSCTLRTCWLAMADFRRTGDYLWKKYNGAIQVVMNQDGTGFTVANKRFKKPTKNDLVYFESSPDYCIRDRDVGSLGTAGRVCNHTSRGMDSCEVMCCGRGYDTSRVSRMTKCECKFHWCCAVRCQDCLEVVDIHTCKAPKNTGWISRT from the exons ATGGGGGCCGTGGGCTCGTCGCGGGTGATGTGCGACAACGTACCGGGCCTGGTGAGCCGGCAGCGGCAGCTGTGTCGACGGCACCCTGAGGCCATGCTTTCCATCGGCCGCGGAGTGGCTGCCTGGACGGCCGAGTGCCAGCATCAATTTCGCCGGCACCGCTGGGACTGCAACGCCCTGGAGCGGGGACAACGCCTTCTCGGCCGCGTCGTGTCACGCA GTAGTCGGGAATCTGCTTTTGTACATGCTATCTCCTCTGCTGGAGTTGTTTTTGCCATCACCAGGGCATGTAGCCAAGGGGAGCTGAAGTCCTGCTCCTGTGATCCCAAGAGGAAAGGCTCTGCCAAGGACGGCAAGGGCCATTTTGACTGGGGTGGCTGCAGCGATAACATTGACTATGGCATTAAATTTGCCAGAGCCTTTGTGGATGCCAAAGAACGGAAAGGAAAAGATGCAAGAGCACTGATGAACCTTCACAACAACAGAGCTGGAAGGAAG GCTGTGAAGAGGTTTTTGAAACAGGAGTGCAAATGTCACGGTGTGAGTGGATCATGCACTCTAAGGACCTGTTGGCTGGCCATGGCAGACTTCAGGAGAACAGGAGATTATCTGTGGAAGAAATACAATGGAGCAATTCAGGTGGTCATGAATCAAGATGGCACAGGTTTCACTGTGGCTAATAAGAGATTTAAGAAGCCAACTAAGAATGACCTGGTATACTTTGAAAGCTCTCCAGACTACTGTATCAGGGACAGGGATGTAG GGTCCCTTGGGACAGCTGGCCGGGTTTGCAACCACACCTCCCGTGGCATGGACAGCTGTGAAGTCATGTGCTGTGGGAGAGGCTACGACACCTCCCGCGTCAGCAGAATGACAAAATGCGAGTGCAAGTTccactggtgctgtgctgtgcgCTGCCAGGACTGCCTGGAAGTGGTAGATATTCACACCTGCAAAGCGCCAAAGAACACTGGCTGGATCTCTCGGACATGA